A window of the Eleutherodactylus coqui strain aEleCoq1 chromosome 8, aEleCoq1.hap1, whole genome shotgun sequence genome harbors these coding sequences:
- the LOC136577719 gene encoding olfactory receptor 5AR1-like codes for MHLKNETILGEFILLGLSSDPKTQVALFILFTSVYAVILIGNFLIIVLVLTDANLHTPMYFFLSNLSFLDLCFSTSTLPRMLRDLLSVNKVISYSECVAQMYTGLSLGQSECVLLAVMAYDRYVAICYPLHYTTIMSKMVCIRLAIGTWMCGFFMSATVVTLTFNIDTCGHNVINHFACEVTQVLLLGCENIILVELILYIVDIIVLPIPVIFIVISYVNIIVNILKIASSSGRRKAFSTCGSHMMVVAIFYGSVMASYMKPRASSLTGTDKVIAVFYAIVTPMLNPMIYTLRNNDVKAAFVKLLTK; via the coding sequence ATGCATTTGAAAAATGAGACAATACTTGGAGAATTCATTCTTCTCGGACTTTCCAGTGACCCAAAGACACAAGTTGCACTTTTCATTCTCTTTACATCAGTGTATGCAGTTATTTTGATTGGAAACTTTCTCATCATTGTTCTAGTCCTGACAGATGCCAACCTTCACACTCCTATGTATTTCTTCCTTTCCAACCTGTCTTTTCTGGATCTGTGTTTTTCTACTTCCACTCTACCAAGAATGTTGAGGGATTTATTGTCAGTAAATAAAGTCATCTCTTATAGTGAATGTGTAGCACAAATGTACACTGGCCTCTCTTTAGGTCAAAGTGAATGTGTTTTGCTTGCTGTTATGGCCTATGATCGTTATGTGGCTATATGTTATCCACTCCATTACACCACCATTATGAGTAAGATGGTCTGTATTAGACTGGCAATTGGCACATGGATGTGTGGATTCTTCATGTCTGCTACCGTTGTAACTCTCACATTTAATATTGACACATGTGGACACAATGTAATAAATCATTTTGCATGTgaagtgacacaagttttgttactggggtgtgagaacattatccttgtGGAATTAATCCTTTATATTGTTGACATAATTGTTCTCCCGATTCCTGTAATATTTATTGTAATATCTTATGTTAATATCATTGTAAATATCTTAAAAATTGCATCATCATCCGGACGGAGGAAGGCTTTTTCCACATGTGGGTCTCATATGATGGTTGTGGCAATCTTTTACGGATCAGTAATGGCTTCCTACATGAAGCCTAGAGCGAGTTCTCTTACTGGCACTGATAAAGTGATTGCTGTATTTTATGCAATTGTCACACCAATGTTAAATCCCATGATTTATACCCTGAGAAACAATGATGTGAAAGCTGCATTTGTAAAATTGTTAACAAAATGA